In the genome of Streptomyces sp. V2I9, one region contains:
- a CDS encoding MFS transporter, producing MSTGTAGKADPSGGRPDDGTAAARKREQHGWYFYDFACSVYSTSVLTVFLGPYLTSIAKAAADPDGFVHPLGIPVRAGSLFAYSVSASIVVAVVLMPVVGAAADRTGRKKPLLAAAAYTGAAATAGMFFLDGHRYLLGAFLLIVANASISVSMVLYNAYLPQIAEPEERDAVSSRGWAFGYTSGALVLVLDLILYTGHESFGLAESDAVRICLASAGLWWGAFTLVPLRRLRDRRVVPSGEGAVGSGWKQLRATLRDMRRHPLTLSFLLAYLVYNDGIQTVISQASLYGSEELGLDQTTLIVAVLLVQVLAVAGALGMGRLARTYGAKRTILVSLAVWTLILLSAYLLPADAPVFFFVLAAAIGLVLGGSQALSRSLFSHLVPRGKEAEYFSAYEMSDRGLSWLGPLVFGLAYQVTGSYRDAIISLIVFFALGAVLLARVPVRRAVEAAGNPVPERI from the coding sequence ATGAGCACCGGCACCGCAGGGAAGGCCGATCCGTCCGGGGGCCGCCCGGACGACGGGACGGCCGCCGCCCGCAAGCGCGAGCAGCACGGCTGGTACTTCTACGACTTCGCGTGCTCCGTCTACTCCACCAGCGTGCTGACCGTCTTCCTCGGCCCGTATCTGACGTCGATCGCCAAGGCGGCGGCCGATCCCGACGGGTTCGTGCACCCGCTGGGCATACCCGTGCGCGCGGGCTCGCTGTTCGCGTACTCCGTCTCGGCGTCCATCGTGGTGGCCGTGGTCCTGATGCCGGTCGTCGGCGCGGCGGCGGACCGTACGGGACGCAAGAAGCCGCTGCTGGCCGCGGCCGCCTACACGGGGGCGGCGGCGACCGCGGGGATGTTCTTCCTGGACGGCCACCGCTACCTGCTGGGCGCCTTCCTGCTGATCGTGGCGAACGCCTCGATCTCCGTGTCGATGGTGCTGTACAACGCCTATCTGCCGCAGATCGCCGAACCGGAGGAGCGCGACGCGGTCTCCTCGCGCGGCTGGGCCTTCGGCTACACCTCGGGGGCCCTCGTCCTGGTCCTCGACCTGATCCTGTACACCGGCCACGAGTCGTTCGGGCTGGCGGAGTCCGACGCGGTACGGATCTGCCTCGCCTCGGCCGGTCTGTGGTGGGGCGCGTTCACCCTCGTACCACTGCGCCGGCTGCGCGACCGCCGGGTGGTGCCGAGCGGCGAGGGAGCGGTCGGCTCGGGGTGGAAGCAACTGCGGGCGACCCTGCGCGACATGCGGCGCCATCCGCTGACGCTCTCCTTCCTGCTGGCCTATCTCGTCTACAACGACGGCATCCAGACGGTGATCTCCCAGGCATCGCTGTACGGCTCCGAGGAGCTGGGCCTGGACCAGACGACGCTGATCGTGGCCGTGCTCCTGGTGCAGGTCCTGGCCGTCGCGGGGGCGCTCGGCATGGGGCGGCTCGCCCGCACGTACGGGGCGAAGCGCACGATCCTGGTGTCGCTGGCCGTGTGGACCCTGATCCTGCTCTCGGCCTACCTGCTGCCGGCCGACGCGCCCGTGTTCTTCTTCGTCCTGGCGGCGGCGATCGGTCTGGTGCTGGGCGGCAGCCAGGCTCTGTCACGGTCGCTCTTCTCGCACCTGGTGCCGCGCGGCAAGGAGGCGGAGTACTTCTCCGCGTACGAGATGAGCGATCGCGGACTGAGCTGGCTGGGGCCCCTGGTGTTCGGTCTGGCCTACCAGGTGACCGGCAGCTACCGGGACGCGATCATCTCGCTGATCGTGTTCTTCGCCCTGGGCGCGGTGCTGCTCGCGCGGGTCCCGGTGCGGCGCGCGGTGGAGGCCGCGGGCAATCCCGTGCCGGAACGGATTTAG
- the fxsA gene encoding FxsA family membrane protein: MTTGTPPPTRPRRSRVRRFLPPALAAWLVLEIWLLTLVASAAGGLTVLLILVAGAVLGSVVIKSAGRRAFKNLTETLQQMPGQPGASAEPAGAITGGKGTRGNGLLMLGGLLLLIPGLISDAAGLILLVPPVRTMISRSTERSLERRMRAAAPGTFSDAFQQARIHRPDGKVVQGEVIREDGPRTSAGPDDEPRGPRPPLAP, translated from the coding sequence ATGACGACCGGCACCCCGCCCCCGACCCGTCCCCGGCGCTCGCGCGTCCGCAGATTCCTGCCGCCGGCCCTGGCCGCCTGGCTGGTCCTGGAGATCTGGCTGCTGACCCTCGTCGCCTCTGCGGCGGGCGGCCTCACCGTCCTGCTGATCCTGGTGGCCGGCGCCGTGCTCGGCTCCGTGGTCATCAAGAGCGCCGGCCGACGCGCCTTCAAGAACCTCACCGAGACCCTCCAGCAGATGCCGGGACAGCCCGGCGCGTCCGCCGAGCCCGCGGGCGCGATCACGGGCGGCAAGGGTACCCGCGGCAACGGACTGCTGATGCTGGGTGGGCTGCTGCTCCTGATCCCCGGCCTGATCTCGGACGCGGCCGGACTGATCCTGCTGGTGCCGCCGGTGCGCACCATGATCAGCCGCTCCACGGAGCGCTCGCTGGAGCGCCGGATGCGGGCCGCCGCGCCCGGCACCTTCTCGGACGCCTTCCAGCAGGCGAGGATCCACCGGCCGGACGGAAAGGTCGTCCAGGGCGAGGTCATCCGCGAGGACGGCCCCCGGACCTCCGCCGGGCCGGACGACGAACCACGGGGCCCCCGCCCGCCTCTCGCGCCCTGA
- a CDS encoding amidohydrolase has translation MSESTAPQSAPDHRTVLLRGGDVHSPADPFATAMVVERGHVAWVGSEGAADAFASGVDEVVDLEGALVTPAFTDAHVHTTATGLALTGLDLSDARTLSDALGLVRAFGAGRPAGDVLLGHGWDSARWPERRHPSRAELDEAAGGRALYLPRIDVHSAVVTTALLDLVPGVTAMHGYHPEGPLTGDAHHAVRAAAHGALSAAQRTAAQRAALDHAASLGIGSVHECGGPEISDEEDFTALLALAADRPGPRVLGLWAEEVTNEKDARRIRELGAIGAAGDLFVDGSLGSHTACLHQPYADAPHTGTAHLDPARIAGHVTACTEAGLQAGFHAIGDAAVTAVVDGIRAAAETLGLDRIRAARHRVEHAEMLTPETIAAFAELGLTASVQPAFDAAWGGPDGMYAERLGAERAAGLNPYAALLRAGVPLAFGSDSPVTPLDPWGTVRAAAHHRTPEHRVSVRAAFTAHTRGGWRAAGRDDAGLLVPGAPADYAVWRTAELLVQAPDDRVARWSTDPRSGTPGLPDLTPGADLPVCLRTVVLGQTVYVRPNE, from the coding sequence ATGAGTGAGAGCACCGCCCCCCAGAGCGCCCCCGACCACCGCACCGTGCTGCTGCGCGGCGGCGACGTCCACAGCCCCGCCGACCCGTTCGCCACCGCGATGGTCGTCGAACGCGGCCATGTCGCCTGGGTGGGGTCCGAGGGGGCGGCGGACGCCTTCGCGAGCGGCGTGGACGAGGTGGTCGACCTCGAAGGCGCCCTGGTCACCCCGGCGTTCACCGACGCCCATGTGCACACCACCGCCACCGGCCTGGCCCTGACCGGACTCGACCTCTCCGACGCCCGCACCCTCTCCGACGCCCTGGGCCTCGTCCGCGCGTTCGGCGCCGGCCGCCCCGCCGGGGACGTCCTGCTCGGACACGGCTGGGACTCCGCCCGCTGGCCCGAGCGGCGTCACCCCTCGCGCGCCGAGCTCGACGAGGCGGCCGGCGGCCGGGCCCTCTACCTGCCGCGGATCGACGTCCACTCCGCCGTGGTCACCACGGCCCTGCTGGACCTCGTCCCCGGCGTCACCGCGATGCACGGGTACCACCCGGAGGGGCCGCTGACCGGCGACGCCCACCACGCGGTACGGGCCGCCGCCCACGGCGCGCTCTCCGCCGCCCAGCGGACCGCCGCCCAGCGCGCCGCCCTCGACCACGCCGCATCCCTCGGCATCGGCAGCGTGCACGAGTGCGGCGGGCCCGAGATCTCCGACGAGGAGGACTTCACCGCCCTGCTCGCGCTCGCCGCGGACCGGCCGGGGCCGCGCGTCCTCGGCCTCTGGGCCGAGGAGGTCACGAACGAGAAGGACGCCCGGCGCATCCGCGAACTCGGCGCGATCGGCGCGGCCGGCGACCTCTTCGTCGACGGCTCCCTCGGCTCGCACACCGCCTGCCTGCACCAGCCCTACGCCGACGCCCCGCACACCGGCACCGCCCATCTGGACCCGGCCCGGATCGCCGGCCACGTCACCGCCTGTACCGAGGCGGGACTCCAGGCGGGCTTCCACGCCATCGGCGACGCGGCGGTCACCGCCGTCGTGGACGGGATCAGGGCCGCCGCCGAGACGCTCGGCCTCGACCGGATCCGGGCCGCCCGGCACCGTGTCGAGCACGCCGAGATGCTCACCCCCGAGACGATCGCCGCCTTCGCGGAACTGGGCCTCACCGCCTCGGTCCAGCCCGCCTTCGACGCCGCCTGGGGCGGCCCGGACGGCATGTACGCCGAGCGGCTCGGCGCGGAACGGGCCGCCGGGCTCAACCCTTACGCGGCGCTGCTGCGCGCCGGGGTGCCCCTCGCCTTCGGCTCCGACAGCCCGGTCACCCCGCTCGACCCGTGGGGCACCGTGCGGGCCGCCGCCCACCACCGCACCCCGGAGCACCGCGTCTCCGTCCGCGCCGCCTTCACCGCCCACACGCGGGGCGGCTGGCGGGCCGCCGGCCGCGACGACGCGGGCCTCCTGGTGCCCGGCGCCCCGGCCGACTACGCCGTCTGGCGCACCGCCGAACTCCTGGTCCAGGCCCCCGACGACCGGGTCGCCCGGTGGTCCACCGACCCCCGGTCCGGCACGCCCGGTCTGCCCGATCTCACACCCGGAGCCGACCTCCCGGTCTGCCTGCGGACCGTGGTCCTCGGACAAACGGTCTACGTGCGACCGAACGAGTGA
- a CDS encoding RNA polymerase-binding protein RbpA, whose amino-acid sequence MSERALRGTRLVVTSYETDRGIDLAPRQAVEYACQNGHRFEMPFSVEAEIPPEWECKACGAQALLVDGDGPEEKKGKPARTHWDMLMERRTREELEEVLAERLAVLRSGAMNIAVHPRDSRKSA is encoded by the coding sequence ATGAGTGAGCGAGCTCTCCGCGGCACGCGACTTGTGGTTACCAGCTACGAGACGGACCGCGGCATCGATCTGGCCCCGCGCCAGGCGGTGGAGTACGCATGCCAGAACGGACATCGATTCGAGATGCCGTTCTCGGTGGAGGCGGAAATTCCGCCGGAGTGGGAGTGCAAGGCGTGCGGCGCCCAGGCACTCCTGGTGGACGGGGACGGCCCCGAAGAGAAGAAGGGCAAGCCGGCGCGCACGCACTGGGACATGCTCATGGAGCGGCGCACCCGCGAGGAGCTGGAGGAGGTGCTGGCCGAGAGGCTGGCGGTTCTGCGCTCCGGAGCCATGAACATCGCCGTGCACCCGCGGGACAGCAGGAAGTCTGCCTGA
- a CDS encoding YitT family protein, translated as MAGTTDRSSTHLTRRLVQLYVGLALYGVSSALLVRAGLGLEPWGVLHQGLAELTGISIGVVSIIVGAVVLLLWIPMRQRPGLGTVSNVFVVGLAMDGTLAVVGNPDGLGFRVPVMVLGIVLNGVATGLYIAARFGPGPRDGLMTGLNRVTGRSIRLVRTAIEVAVVVTGFVLGGSLGAGTVLYALAIGPLAQFFLRIFALPEPADAAATAAPEGPSAPAPPAGSGPVAAPESGQAILPQ; from the coding sequence GTGGCCGGCACCACGGACCGGAGCAGCACCCACCTCACCCGGCGGCTGGTCCAGCTGTACGTCGGTCTGGCTCTCTACGGCGTGAGCTCCGCGCTCCTGGTCCGGGCCGGGCTCGGCCTGGAGCCGTGGGGCGTACTGCACCAGGGGCTCGCGGAACTGACCGGGATCTCGATCGGGGTCGTGTCGATCATCGTCGGCGCGGTGGTACTGCTGCTGTGGATCCCGATGCGCCAGCGGCCGGGGCTCGGCACCGTCTCGAACGTCTTCGTCGTCGGGCTGGCGATGGACGGGACACTCGCCGTGGTCGGGAATCCGGACGGGCTCGGGTTCCGCGTTCCCGTGATGGTCCTGGGCATCGTGCTCAACGGGGTGGCGACCGGGCTGTACATCGCGGCCCGGTTCGGGCCGGGGCCGCGCGACGGCCTGATGACCGGGCTGAACCGGGTCACCGGGCGCTCCATCCGGCTGGTCCGCACGGCGATCGAGGTGGCGGTCGTGGTCACCGGCTTCGTGCTGGGCGGCTCGCTGGGGGCGGGCACGGTGCTCTACGCCCTGGCCATCGGCCCGCTGGCCCAGTTCTTCCTGCGGATCTTCGCGCTGCCCGAACCCGCCGACGCGGCCGCCACCGCCGCCCCGGAGGGCCCGTCCGCCCCCGCGCCGCCCGCCGGTTCCGGCCCCGTTGCCGCCCCGGAGTCCGGGCAGGCCATACTGCCGCAGTGA
- a CDS encoding Lrp/AsnC family transcriptional regulator, with translation MEELDRQIVDLLVKDGRMSYTDLGKATGLSTSAVHQRVRRLEQRGVIRGYAAVVDPEAVGLPLTAFISVKPFDPSAPDDIAERLSGVPELEACHSVAGDENYILKVRVATPLELEHLLTRIRTLAGVSTRTTVVLSTPYEARPPRI, from the coding sequence ATGGAGGAGCTGGACCGTCAGATCGTCGATTTGCTCGTCAAGGACGGGCGGATGAGCTACACCGACCTGGGCAAGGCCACGGGCCTGTCCACCTCGGCGGTTCATCAGCGCGTCCGCCGACTGGAGCAGCGCGGGGTGATCCGCGGTTATGCCGCGGTCGTGGACCCCGAGGCCGTCGGACTGCCCCTCACCGCGTTCATCTCGGTGAAGCCGTTCGACCCGAGCGCCCCCGACGACATCGCCGAGCGGCTCTCCGGCGTGCCCGAACTGGAGGCGTGCCACAGCGTCGCCGGGGACGAGAACTACATCCTCAAGGTGCGGGTGGCGACCCCGCTGGAGCTGGAGCACCTGCTCACGCGGATCCGTACGCTCGCGGGCGTCTCGACCCGGACCACGGTCGTGCTGTCCACCCCGTACGAGGCCCGGCCGCCGCGGATCTGA
- a CDS encoding polyprenol monophosphomannose synthase: protein MNDGGQRRFGPLGKVLVIIPTYNEVENIGPIVGRVRAAVPDAHILVADDNSPDGTGKAADEIAAADDQVHVLHRQGKEGLGAAYLAGFAWGRENGYGVLVEMDADGSHQPEELPRLLTALKGADLVLGSRWVPGGRVVNWPRSREVISRGGSLYSRLALGLSVRDVTGGYRAFRTETLDGLGLGEVASQGYCFQVDLARRAVAAGYHVVEVPITFVDREIGDSKMSRDILVEALWRVTGWGITSRANKALGRKTTP from the coding sequence GTGAACGACGGCGGTCAGAGGCGGTTCGGCCCGCTCGGCAAGGTCCTGGTGATCATTCCGACCTACAACGAGGTCGAGAACATCGGACCGATCGTCGGCCGGGTGCGCGCCGCCGTCCCGGATGCGCACATCCTGGTGGCCGACGACAACAGCCCCGACGGCACCGGCAAGGCGGCCGACGAGATCGCGGCCGCCGACGACCAGGTCCACGTCCTGCACCGCCAGGGAAAGGAAGGGCTCGGCGCCGCCTACCTCGCCGGCTTCGCCTGGGGCCGCGAGAACGGCTACGGCGTACTCGTCGAGATGGACGCCGACGGCTCCCACCAGCCCGAGGAGCTGCCCCGGCTGCTCACCGCGCTCAAGGGCGCCGACCTGGTCCTCGGATCGCGCTGGGTGCCCGGTGGCCGGGTGGTCAACTGGCCCAGGAGCCGTGAGGTCATCTCGCGCGGCGGCAGCCTCTACTCCCGGCTCGCCCTCGGTCTCTCCGTCCGGGACGTCACCGGCGGCTACCGCGCCTTCCGCACCGAGACGCTCGACGGCCTCGGGCTGGGCGAGGTCGCCTCGCAGGGCTACTGCTTCCAGGTGGACCTGGCCCGCCGCGCGGTCGCGGCCGGCTACCACGTGGTCGAGGTCCCCATCACCTTCGTCGACCGGGAGATCGGTGACTCGAAGATGAGCCGCGACATCCTCGTCGAGGCGCTGTGGCGGGTCACCGGCTGGGGCATCACCTCCCGCGCGAACAAGGCCCTGGGCCGCAAGACCACCCCCTGA
- a CDS encoding glycerophosphodiester phosphodiesterase — MKPSHPYLDHPSPIAFAHRGGAADGVENTVTAFRRAADAGYRYFETDVHTTADGRLVAFHDATLDRVTDVRGRIGDLPWSEVRRARVGGSEPLPLFEELLEEFPEARWNVDLKAASALEPLLDLIRRTDAWDRVCVGSFSEARVARAHRLAGPRLATSYGVRGVLALRLRSYGVPAPLRAGAVCAQVPESQGGIPVVDARFVRAAHALGLQVHVWTVNEPDRMAALLDLGVDGIMTDHIETLRTVLSERGAWS, encoded by the coding sequence GTGAAACCGAGCCACCCCTATCTGGACCATCCCTCGCCGATCGCCTTCGCCCATCGCGGCGGGGCGGCGGACGGCGTGGAGAACACCGTGACCGCCTTCCGCCGGGCGGCCGACGCGGGTTACCGCTACTTCGAGACCGACGTGCACACCACGGCGGACGGTCGGCTGGTCGCCTTCCACGACGCGACGCTGGACCGGGTCACCGACGTCCGCGGCCGGATCGGCGATCTGCCGTGGAGCGAGGTGCGGCGGGCCAGGGTCGGGGGCAGCGAGCCGCTGCCGCTCTTCGAGGAGCTGCTGGAGGAGTTCCCCGAGGCCCGCTGGAACGTGGACCTCAAGGCCGCGTCGGCGCTGGAGCCGCTGCTGGACCTGATCCGCCGGACGGACGCCTGGGACCGGGTCTGCGTCGGCTCGTTCTCGGAGGCGCGGGTGGCCCGCGCGCACCGCTTGGCGGGCCCCCGCCTGGCCACCTCGTACGGGGTGCGCGGCGTACTGGCGCTGCGGCTGCGCTCGTACGGCGTCCCGGCTCCGCTACGGGCGGGCGCGGTCTGCGCCCAGGTGCCGGAGAGCCAGGGCGGCATCCCGGTGGTGGACGCCCGTTTCGTCCGCGCGGCGCACGCGCTCGGGCTCCAGGTCCACGTGTGGACGGTGAACGAACCGGATCGGATGGCGGCTCTCCTGGACCTCGGCGTGGATGGCATCATGACCGATCACATCGAGACGCTGCGTACGGTGCTGAGCGAGCGGGGGGCCTGGTCCTGA
- a CDS encoding PLP-dependent aminotransferase family protein gives MVQWTSTVGAAQLARQLRSQQARPTGPAGRKPPAYRALADGVRLLVLEGRVPVAARLPAERELALALSVSRTTVAAAYEALRSEGFLESRRGAGSWTAAPAGNPLPARGLEPLPPESLGSMIDLGCAALPAPEPWLTRAVQGALEELPPYAHTHGDYPAGLPALRRMIAERYTALGVPTMPEQIMVTTGAMGAIDAICHLFAGRGERIAVESPSYANILQLMRGTGARLVPVAMEEGLGGWDMSRWRQVLRDAAPRLAYVVADFHNPTGALTDEQQRRDLVDAARSAGTVLVVDETMIELRLDPDTAMPRRVCSFDPAGSTVLTVGSASKAFWAGMRIGWVRAAPDVIRSLVAARAYADMGTPVLEQLAINWLMGTGGWEEAVELRRSQARENRDALVAAVRRELPDWEFAVPRGGLTLWARTGGLSGSRLAVAGERVGVRVPSGPRFGVDGAFEGYVRLPFTVSGPVADEAAVRLAAAVELVRSGAGAASDTPRSFVA, from the coding sequence ATGGTGCAGTGGACATCGACGGTGGGCGCGGCCCAGCTCGCCCGTCAGCTCCGGAGCCAGCAGGCCCGGCCCACCGGGCCCGCCGGCCGCAAGCCGCCCGCCTACCGCGCGCTCGCCGACGGCGTACGCCTGCTGGTCCTGGAGGGCCGGGTCCCGGTCGCCGCCCGGCTCCCCGCCGAACGCGAACTCGCCCTCGCCCTGTCCGTCAGCCGCACGACCGTCGCCGCCGCCTACGAGGCGCTGCGCTCGGAGGGCTTCCTGGAGTCGCGGCGCGGCGCGGGGAGCTGGACCGCCGCCCCGGCAGGCAACCCGCTGCCCGCCCGCGGCCTCGAACCGCTGCCGCCGGAATCGCTCGGCTCGATGATCGACCTGGGCTGTGCGGCGCTGCCCGCGCCCGAGCCGTGGCTGACCCGCGCGGTCCAGGGCGCGCTGGAGGAGCTCCCGCCGTACGCCCACACGCACGGCGACTACCCGGCCGGGCTGCCCGCCCTGCGCCGGATGATCGCCGAACGCTACACCGCGCTCGGCGTCCCGACCATGCCCGAGCAGATCATGGTCACCACCGGGGCGATGGGCGCCATCGACGCGATCTGCCATCTCTTCGCCGGCCGCGGCGAGCGGATCGCCGTCGAGTCCCCGAGTTACGCCAACATCCTCCAGCTGATGCGCGGGACCGGCGCCCGGCTGGTCCCGGTCGCGATGGAGGAAGGGCTCGGCGGCTGGGACATGAGCCGCTGGCGTCAGGTGCTGCGGGACGCCGCGCCCCGGCTCGCCTACGTGGTGGCCGACTTCCACAACCCCACCGGCGCGCTCACCGACGAGCAGCAGCGGCGGGACCTGGTGGACGCGGCCCGGTCCGCCGGAACGGTCCTGGTCGTCGACGAGACGATGATCGAACTCCGCCTGGACCCCGACACCGCGATGCCGCGCCGGGTCTGCTCCTTCGACCCGGCCGGCAGCACCGTGCTGACCGTCGGCTCGGCCAGCAAGGCGTTCTGGGCCGGGATGCGCATCGGCTGGGTGCGCGCGGCCCCGGACGTCATCCGCAGCCTGGTCGCCGCCCGTGCGTACGCCGACATGGGCACCCCCGTACTGGAGCAGCTCGCCATCAACTGGCTGATGGGCACGGGCGGCTGGGAGGAGGCCGTGGAGCTCCGCCGGAGCCAGGCGCGGGAGAACCGGGACGCCCTGGTCGCGGCGGTGCGCCGGGAGCTGCCGGACTGGGAGTTCGCCGTGCCGCGCGGCGGCCTGACCCTCTGGGCGCGCACCGGGGGCCTCTCCGGGTCGCGGCTGGCGGTGGCGGGCGAACGCGTCGGGGTCCGCGTGCCGTCCGGCCCCCGCTTCGGGGTGGACGGAGCGTTCGAGGGGTACGTACGGCTGCCGTTCACGGTGAGCGGGCCGGTCGCCGACGAGGCGGCCGTACGTCTGGCGGCGGCGGTGGAACTGGTGCGCTCCGGGGCCGGCGCGGCCTCCGACACCCCGCGGTCCTTCGTGGCCTGA
- a CDS encoding ankyrin repeat domain-containing protein, which yields MSETPDPEVVELATKVFDLARGGETEALIAYVEAGVPANLTNDQGDTLLMLAAYHGHAATVAALVARDADPDRANDRGQTPLAGAVFKGEDAVVDALLAAGADPAAGTPSALDTARMFGKSDLLERFGAR from the coding sequence ATGAGCGAAACCCCTGATCCCGAGGTGGTCGAGCTGGCGACCAAGGTCTTCGACCTGGCCCGCGGCGGCGAGACCGAGGCGCTCATCGCGTACGTCGAGGCCGGGGTGCCCGCCAACCTCACCAACGACCAGGGCGACACGCTGCTGATGCTCGCCGCCTACCACGGCCACGCGGCCACGGTCGCCGCCCTCGTCGCCCGCGACGCCGACCCGGACCGGGCCAACGACCGCGGCCAGACCCCGCTGGCCGGAGCCGTCTTCAAGGGCGAGGACGCCGTCGTCGACGCCCTGCTCGCCGCCGGCGCCGACCCGGCGGCCGGAACGCCGTCCGCGCTGGACACGGCCCGGATGTTCGGCAAGTCCGACCTGCTGGAACGCTTCGGTGCGCGGTGA